A genome region from Caloranaerobacter ferrireducens includes the following:
- a CDS encoding Stp1/IreP family PP2C-type Ser/Thr phosphatase — translation MDVGFCTDTGIVREINQDSYYCSDIDELPLFVVADGMGGQNAGEVASMLAISTVKEVLYEFKDKLLNNEIEIPYFINLALSKANYRIYKQSLENEKFSGMGTTITLAFIKNNKIYIGHVGDSRAYLIRKNDLIQLTQDHSLVAELVRNGSITEEEAINHPQKNIITRAIGTEEEVKIDIISRDILSGDIIILCTDGLSNMVSNKDILRVMLLSENMQEACDKLTHIANEHGGFDNTTVLAIRIE, via the coding sequence ATGGATGTTGGTTTTTGCACTGATACAGGTATAGTAAGAGAGATTAATCAAGATTCATACTATTGTTCCGATATTGATGAGTTACCGTTATTTGTTGTAGCTGATGGTATGGGTGGTCAAAATGCAGGTGAGGTTGCCAGTATGCTTGCAATAAGTACGGTAAAAGAGGTATTATATGAATTTAAAGATAAACTATTAAACAATGAAATTGAGATACCTTATTTTATTAATTTAGCTTTATCAAAAGCAAATTATAGAATTTACAAACAATCTTTAGAAAATGAAAAGTTTTCAGGTATGGGAACAACTATTACGTTGGCTTTTATTAAAAATAACAAAATATATATTGGTCATGTTGGAGATAGTAGAGCTTATTTGATTAGAAAAAATGATTTAATCCAGCTAACACAAGACCATTCTTTAGTAGCTGAGTTGGTTAGAAATGGAAGTATAACGGAAGAAGAAGCGATTAATCATCCGCAAAAAAATATTATAACTAGAGCTATAGGTACAGAAGAAGAAGTAAAGATTGATATAATTAGTAGAGATATTTTAAGTGGAGATATTATTATTTTATGTACTGATGGTTTATCAAATATGGTTAGTAATAAAGATATTTTGAGAGTAATGTTATTATCAGAGAATATGCAGGAAGCTTGTGACAAATTAACACATATAGCAAATGAACACGGTGGTTTCGATAATACTACAGTATTAGCAATAAGAATTGAATAG